A single region of the Novosphingobium sp. SL115 genome encodes:
- the gltX gene encoding glutamate--tRNA ligase: MASATDTVSAGSREEGRVVTRFAPSPTGFLHIGGARTALFNWLYAKRNGGTYLLRIEDTDRARSTDAAIEAIFDGLEWLGLAGDEAPVFQFARSDRHAEVAHKLLDAGYAYRCYLTQEELAARREQAQAERRPFRIDSEWRDATSDQWPEGQPYVVRMKAPREGETLIDDKVQGSITVQNSELDDFIVLRSDGTPTYMLAVVVDDHDMGVTHVIRGDDHINNAFRQLVIVRGMNAIDGNWPDPIYAHIPLIHGADGAKLSKRHGALGVDAYRDEMGLLPEAVFNYLLRLGWGHGDDEIISREQAVEWFDIGDVNKGASRFDMKKLLNLNGHYIREADDARLAALVAPLLAKLAPSFSAESGMELLTQAMPVLKVRAADLHELAAGAVFLFAQRPLPLVEKAAAILTDEARAILTKVAGVLDVENGWTTEKLEATVKQMAEELGIGLGKIAQPLRASLTGQATSPGIFDVLALLGKNESLARIRDHAA, encoded by the coding sequence ATGGCAAGCGCCACTGACACCGTTTCTGCAGGATCACGCGAAGAAGGCCGTGTGGTTACCCGCTTTGCCCCGTCACCAACGGGCTTTCTGCATATTGGCGGCGCACGCACCGCGCTGTTCAACTGGCTTTATGCCAAACGCAATGGCGGCACCTATCTCCTGCGTATCGAAGATACCGACCGTGCGCGATCAACCGATGCGGCCATTGAAGCAATCTTTGACGGACTGGAATGGCTGGGCCTTGCCGGCGATGAGGCGCCAGTATTCCAGTTTGCCCGGTCGGATCGTCACGCCGAAGTCGCGCACAAGCTGCTTGATGCGGGCTATGCCTATCGCTGCTATTTGACGCAGGAAGAGCTGGCCGCGCGGCGTGAACAGGCACAGGCAGAACGCCGCCCGTTCCGCATTGATAGTGAATGGCGCGATGCAACCTCCGATCAGTGGCCGGAAGGCCAGCCCTATGTCGTCCGCATGAAAGCCCCGCGTGAGGGCGAAACGTTGATTGACGACAAGGTGCAGGGCTCAATCACCGTGCAGAACAGCGAACTGGATGATTTCATCGTCCTGCGTTCTGACGGAACTCCGACCTACATGTTGGCCGTGGTGGTCGACGATCACGATATGGGGGTGACCCATGTGATCCGAGGCGACGACCATATCAACAACGCCTTCCGCCAGTTGGTCATCGTTCGCGGCATGAACGCAATTGACGGCAACTGGCCGGACCCGATCTATGCGCACATTCCGCTGATTCATGGCGCTGACGGGGCCAAGCTGTCGAAGCGTCACGGCGCGCTGGGGGTCGATGCCTATCGTGACGAGATGGGCCTGCTGCCAGAAGCGGTATTCAACTATCTGCTCCGCCTTGGCTGGGGCCATGGCGATGATGAAATCATCAGCCGCGAACAGGCCGTGGAATGGTTCGACATTGGCGATGTGAACAAGGGCGCATCGCGGTTCGACATGAAAAAGCTGTTGAACCTTAACGGGCACTATATCCGCGAGGCCGATGATGCGCGTCTGGCCGCTTTGGTTGCACCGCTTCTTGCAAAGCTGGCTCCGTCATTCTCGGCAGAAAGCGGGATGGAACTGCTGACGCAGGCCATGCCGGTGCTGAAAGTGCGTGCGGCTGACCTGCACGAACTGGCTGCTGGCGCAGTGTTCCTGTTCGCGCAACGGCCACTTCCTCTGGTGGAAAAGGCCGCGGCCATACTCACCGATGAAGCCCGTGCCATCCTGACGAAAGTTGCGGGGGTTCTTGATGTTGAAAACGGCTGGACAACCGAAAAACTGGAGGCCACGGTAAAACAAATGGCTGAGGAGCTAGGGATAGGTCTGGGCAAGATTGCCCAACCGTTACGCGCAAGCTTGACGGGACAGGCTACCTCGCCGGGCATTTTCGACGTATTGGCGCTGCTCGGCAAGAACGAGTCGCTGGCGCGTATTCGCGACCATGCGGCTTGA
- a CDS encoding amino acid permease, whose protein sequence is MFGRVKPLDAILATAEKKSLHRSLGAFQLTMLGVGAVIGTGIFVLTAEAAQKAGPGMMISFIIAGFVCAVAALCYAEMASMVPVSGSAYTYSYAVMGELIAWMVGWALILEYAVAAGAVSVGWSGYVVGLLENALSIDIPDLLVRGPYDGGMVNLPAMLIAGLVTWLLVIGTKESASVNAVLVAIKVAALTLFVVLAVPVMKMENFEPFSPLGFSGIGAAAASIFFAYVGFDAVSTAAEETKNPQRNMPIGLIGSLAICTVFYLLVAAGVIGSVGAQPMLDANGVGMEPGSRELAAQCASIGDQAVVCSKEALAWTLREIGWPQIGNLVGLAAGLALPSVILMMMFGQTRIFFVMSRDGLLPASFSKIHPRYNTPHVITIITGVFVALFAAFFPVGLLANISNSGTLFAFAAVSIAVLVIRRREPGRHRPFRTPAIYLTAPLAFFGCLYLFYKLDSKSQLLFVIWAAVGLVVYYAYSRSRSHVGRGLVEVHEGDSDIPPMPVPPID, encoded by the coding sequence ATGTTCGGTCGCGTCAAACCGCTCGACGCCATTCTTGCTACTGCAGAAAAGAAATCGCTGCACCGCTCGCTGGGGGCATTCCAGCTTACCATGCTGGGCGTGGGTGCAGTCATCGGCACTGGCATCTTCGTGCTGACGGCAGAAGCCGCGCAGAAGGCTGGTCCCGGTATGATGATAAGCTTCATCATCGCCGGTTTCGTCTGCGCCGTTGCGGCGCTTTGCTATGCAGAAATGGCTTCGATGGTGCCGGTCTCTGGATCGGCTTATACTTATAGCTACGCTGTTATGGGCGAATTGATTGCATGGATGGTGGGCTGGGCGCTCATTCTTGAATATGCAGTGGCGGCAGGGGCCGTTAGCGTCGGGTGGTCCGGCTATGTTGTCGGTCTGCTCGAAAATGCGCTCAGTATCGATATACCTGATCTACTGGTTCGCGGCCCATATGATGGAGGCATGGTCAATCTTCCGGCAATGCTGATCGCAGGGCTGGTCACCTGGCTGCTGGTTATCGGCACCAAGGAAAGCGCATCGGTCAATGCGGTTCTGGTGGCGATCAAGGTGGCAGCGCTTACTCTATTTGTCGTTCTGGCGGTGCCAGTGATGAAGATGGAGAATTTCGAACCGTTCTCGCCCTTGGGCTTTAGCGGTATTGGTGCAGCGGCAGCGTCGATCTTCTTTGCCTATGTCGGTTTCGACGCAGTTTCGACCGCTGCGGAAGAAACCAAAAACCCTCAGCGCAACATGCCTATTGGCCTGATCGGCAGTCTTGCCATCTGCACCGTATTCTATCTTCTGGTTGCCGCAGGCGTGATCGGGTCGGTTGGTGCGCAGCCAATGCTTGACGCCAACGGCGTTGGCATGGAGCCTGGCAGCCGTGAACTGGCGGCACAGTGTGCCAGTATTGGCGATCAGGCTGTTGTCTGTTCAAAGGAAGCGCTGGCATGGACGCTGCGCGAAATCGGCTGGCCGCAAATCGGCAATCTTGTCGGGCTTGCTGCAGGCCTTGCACTGCCTTCGGTCATCCTGATGATGATGTTTGGCCAGACGCGCATCTTCTTCGTGATGAGCCGTGACGGCCTGCTGCCTGCCTCATTCTCGAAGATTCATCCGCGCTACAACACCCCGCATGTCATCACGATCATTACCGGTGTGTTTGTCGCTCTGTTTGCAGCATTCTTCCCGGTTGGCCTGCTGGCCAACATCTCGAATTCCGGCACGCTTTTCGCCTTTGCTGCCGTTTCGATTGCGGTTTTGGTGATCCGTCGCCGCGAACCTGGCCGTCATCGTCCGTTTCGCACTCCGGCGATCTATCTGACGGCGCCGCTTGCATTTTTTGGCTGCCTCTATTTGTTCTACAAGCTCGATTCCAAAAGCCAGTTGCTGTTTGTGATCTGGGCCGCGGTCGGGCTGGTGGTGTATTACGCTTACAGCCGTAGCCGCAGTCATGTTGGACGTGGGCTTGTCGAAGTTCATGAAGGGGATAGTGATATTCCGCCAATGCCGGTGCCACCGATCGATTGA
- a CDS encoding sensor histidine kinase, which translates to MTAAGPIHARCDGADKLVEADEMLAALQLRAGGTFPGPMALPPLLALVRRARLSGAMLAEMLTVRDDAQPVSFRAAVWPDGAGTRIEITGWRLADEAWQHDDGRAEALMRQLAEAHVVLDAEQRIISGTVDAPDLACYAAALRQGFGRYWTDMVTLRGSSHRQPLHWRLLDDAALDVPGSERPWKVRLLPLQAGGFELLLIAETVLSSPAETFPCEGGDVSPFKGLLGSNLAPALRQPLNRIVANAETIRTRLAGPLAEQYVGYAGDIAEAGRHLLGLVEDLSDLETVEDAHFAPLPDHIDLADCARRAAGILGVRAQERGIAVVVPALDLRTPAIGEFRRVLQILINLIGNAIRYTPGRTTVQVETGVDGDVSWLAVIDEGDGISPEQAEKVFEKFERLGRSGDGGSGLGLYISRKLARAMGGDLAVCNDAGGGACFVLSLPADLAASVQASA; encoded by the coding sequence ATGACAGCGGCGGGGCCGATCCACGCCCGATGCGATGGCGCAGATAAACTGGTCGAAGCGGACGAAATGCTGGCCGCGTTACAATTGCGTGCGGGCGGAACCTTTCCAGGACCGATGGCCTTGCCGCCGCTGCTGGCGCTTGTGCGGCGTGCCCGGCTTTCAGGGGCTATGCTGGCAGAAATGCTGACTGTGCGTGATGATGCGCAGCCGGTTTCGTTTCGTGCCGCTGTCTGGCCTGATGGGGCGGGGACACGCATAGAGATTACCGGTTGGCGGCTTGCTGATGAGGCATGGCAGCATGATGACGGCAGGGCCGAGGCGCTGATGCGCCAGCTTGCCGAGGCACATGTGGTTCTGGATGCAGAACAAAGGATCATTTCGGGCACGGTCGATGCGCCAGATCTGGCGTGCTATGCTGCGGCGTTGCGGCAGGGATTTGGCCGATACTGGACTGATATGGTCACGTTGCGCGGCAGCAGCCATCGTCAACCGCTGCACTGGCGGTTGCTGGATGATGCGGCTCTTGATGTTCCGGGATCGGAGCGTCCGTGGAAGGTGCGGTTGCTGCCTTTGCAGGCCGGTGGTTTTGAACTGCTGTTGATTGCCGAAACGGTGCTGTCGTCGCCCGCGGAAACCTTCCCGTGCGAAGGGGGGGACGTATCGCCTTTCAAGGGCTTGCTTGGCAGCAATCTGGCGCCAGCATTGCGGCAGCCGTTGAATCGGATTGTGGCCAATGCTGAAACCATCCGTACCCGCCTTGCCGGGCCGCTGGCGGAACAGTACGTTGGCTATGCGGGCGATATTGCCGAAGCTGGGCGGCATTTGCTCGGGTTGGTCGAAGACCTGTCTGATCTGGAAACGGTCGAGGATGCCCATTTTGCACCTCTGCCCGATCATATCGACCTTGCCGATTGCGCGCGCCGGGCTGCAGGTATTCTGGGCGTGCGGGCGCAGGAGCGGGGCATTGCCGTAGTAGTTCCCGCGCTTGATCTTCGTACACCTGCGATTGGTGAATTCCGTCGCGTTCTGCAGATCCTGATAAACCTGATCGGCAATGCTATCCGCTATACGCCGGGGCGAACCACCGTGCAGGTTGAAACCGGCGTCGATGGTGATGTCTCCTGGCTCGCGGTCATCGACGAGGGTGATGGCATCTCGCCTGAACAGGCCGAAAAGGTGTTCGAAAAGTTTGAACGACTTGGCCGTAGCGGCGATGGCGGCAGTGGCCTAGGCCTGTATATCTCGCGCAAACTGGCCCGTGCGATGGGTGGTGATCTGGCAGTATGCAATGATGCAGGTGGGGGCGCATGTTTCGTGCTGAGCTTGCCGGCCGATCTGGCCGCTTCGGTTCAGGCCAGCGCCTGA
- the panB gene encoding 3-methyl-2-oxobutanoate hydroxymethyltransferase: MSTTFQLDTSTSRANPTPAPMKRLTIPVIRQRKKDGVTAQPVVMLTAYTARQAQLLDAHCDLLLVGDSLGQVIYGLPSSVPVTLDMMIAHGAAVVRGSYHAAVVVDMPFGSYEASPQQAFASAARVLKETGCAAVKLEGGEAMAETIAFLTKRGIPVMGHVGLTPQAVNVLGGYNARGRSDAEAAKIIGDARSLADAGAFAIVIEGVVEPIAVAITQAVPCPTIGIGASAQCDGQVLVTEDMLGMFERVPRFVKIYENIAGTISDAAARYADEVRARTFPGIEQTYQPK; encoded by the coding sequence ATGTCAACGACTTTCCAACTCGACACATCGACCAGCCGTGCCAACCCCACGCCCGCCCCGATGAAGCGCCTGACCATCCCTGTCATCCGCCAGCGCAAGAAGGATGGCGTTACCGCGCAACCGGTGGTCATGCTTACGGCCTATACGGCCCGGCAGGCGCAGTTGCTTGATGCGCATTGCGACTTGTTGCTGGTGGGGGATTCGCTGGGACAGGTAATCTATGGCCTGCCGTCCAGCGTGCCGGTAACGCTGGACATGATGATTGCGCATGGCGCAGCCGTAGTGCGCGGATCATATCATGCCGCGGTCGTGGTCGACATGCCGTTTGGCAGTTATGAAGCATCGCCGCAGCAGGCCTTTGCAAGCGCAGCGCGCGTGCTGAAGGAAACCGGCTGCGCGGCGGTAAAGCTTGAAGGTGGTGAAGCCATGGCCGAAACCATCGCCTTTCTCACCAAACGCGGCATTCCGGTGATGGGGCATGTCGGCCTCACCCCGCAGGCGGTGAATGTGCTGGGCGGTTACAACGCGCGCGGCCGCAGCGATGCAGAAGCCGCCAAGATTATCGGCGATGCGCGCTCGCTGGCCGATGCAGGTGCATTTGCCATTGTGATCGAGGGCGTGGTCGAACCGATCGCAGTAGCGATCACCCAAGCCGTACCGTGCCCCACCATCGGCATTGGCGCTTCGGCACAGTGCGACGGGCAGGTGCTGGTCACCGAAGACATGCTGGGCATGTTCGAACGGGTGCCCCGCTTTGTGAAAATCTATGAAAATATCGCCGGAACGATTTCCGATGCAGCCGCGCGTTATGCCGATGAAGTGCGTGCGCGCACCTTCCCCGGTATTGAACAGACCTATCAGCCCAAGTAA
- a CDS encoding UdgX family uracil-DNA binding protein (This protein belongs to the uracil DNA glycosylase superfamily, members of which act in excision repair of DNA. However, it belongs more specifically to UdgX branch, whose founding member was found to bind uracil in DNA (where it does not belong), without cleaving it, appears to promote DNA repair by a pathway involving RecA, rather than base excision.) produces the protein MLATGANRDEAFRVVLGAPDDFDGWRTAARELARAGISPDQITWDSPADQTFDLFANSDEKLPVAVRDAPDLRVSRAFLQLAQSAILHTDSGRFSLLYRVLFRLQRQFGLMNDKADFDVRQMENLARQVRRDIHKMRAFVRFRVMDEGVADERYVAWFEPDHHILRANAAFFTRRFTAMRWSILTPKGSMHWDGKVLSEGPPATRADAPSGDLVEVLWRKYYASIFNPARLKVGAMLKEMPRKYWKNLPEATLIPELIAGAQAREAQMVEAGAQDFGDRPERLDMIAGAIQTCRRCAIGCNGTRAVMGEGPEQAQLMIVGEQPGDSEEREGRPFVGPAGHVLHSHLAAAGISAAQAYVTNAVKHFKFTSGGKRRLHQSPSAREIDVCRWWLEGEHALVRPRLVLALGSSAARAILGKTVSVQKERGRPLKLEDGSELWITTHPSYLLRLDDPARETEESRFRNDLQQVSARLREFPE, from the coding sequence ATGCTGGCCACAGGCGCGAACCGCGACGAAGCATTTCGTGTCGTTCTAGGCGCGCCGGACGACTTCGATGGTTGGCGAACGGCTGCTCGCGAACTGGCGCGGGCAGGGATTTCGCCCGATCAGATCACGTGGGATTCCCCCGCCGATCAGACGTTCGATCTTTTTGCCAATAGCGACGAAAAGCTCCCCGTTGCGGTCCGCGATGCGCCAGACCTTCGGGTGTCACGCGCCTTTTTGCAACTTGCCCAAAGCGCGATCCTTCACACTGACAGCGGCAGATTTTCGCTGCTCTATCGAGTGCTGTTTCGGCTGCAGCGGCAATTTGGTCTGATGAATGACAAGGCCGATTTCGACGTGCGGCAGATGGAGAATCTCGCGCGTCAGGTCCGGCGCGACATTCACAAGATGCGTGCCTTTGTCCGCTTTCGGGTGATGGATGAAGGAGTGGCGGACGAGCGCTATGTTGCATGGTTCGAACCCGATCATCACATCCTGCGTGCCAATGCGGCTTTCTTCACGCGCCGCTTTACTGCCATGCGCTGGTCAATTCTCACCCCTAAGGGCAGCATGCATTGGGATGGCAAAGTCCTTTCGGAAGGGCCGCCAGCCACCCGAGCGGATGCGCCTTCGGGTGATCTGGTAGAAGTGCTGTGGCGGAAATATTATGCGTCCATCTTCAATCCGGCACGGCTCAAAGTCGGCGCAATGTTGAAGGAAATGCCTCGAAAATACTGGAAAAACCTGCCCGAAGCGACGCTTATCCCTGAACTGATCGCGGGGGCGCAGGCCCGCGAAGCACAGATGGTTGAAGCTGGAGCGCAGGACTTCGGCGACCGCCCCGAAAGACTGGATATGATTGCCGGGGCGATCCAGACGTGCAGGCGCTGTGCTATTGGCTGCAATGGCACCCGTGCAGTCATGGGTGAAGGGCCGGAACAGGCCCAACTGATGATCGTCGGCGAACAGCCGGGTGACAGCGAAGAGCGGGAAGGGCGCCCATTTGTTGGCCCTGCAGGGCATGTATTGCACAGCCATCTGGCAGCGGCAGGGATCAGCGCTGCGCAAGCGTATGTGACCAACGCGGTCAAGCATTTCAAGTTTACATCTGGCGGCAAGAGACGACTACATCAGTCGCCGTCAGCACGCGAAATCGATGTTTGCCGCTGGTGGCTGGAAGGAGAGCATGCGCTGGTGCGTCCGCGCCTGGTCCTTGCTTTGGGATCCAGTGCTGCCCGAGCAATACTGGGCAAGACGGTCAGCGTCCAGAAAGAGCGGGGGAGGCCGCTTAAGCTGGAAGACGGGAGCGAATTGTGGATCACCACGCATCCCAGCTACCTTCTGCGTTTGGATGACCCTGCCCGCGAAACGGAAGAGAGCAGGTTTCGCAACGATTTGCAGCAGGTTTCTGCAAGACTTCGGGAATTTCCCGAATGA
- a CDS encoding pyridoxamine 5'-phosphate oxidase family protein gives MKYDQGNPEELREKFWKALSSSPYVMLQRDADLDSAAPMTAQLDKDADGAIWFFTSRDNRFAAMGPATATFSSKGHDVFARFHGQLVEETDRAKLEKHWNNFVEAWFPGGKDAPNLLFLRMDLGEASIWAGELGLIGTAKMALGMDVTNDIKGGYTQTQL, from the coding sequence ATGAAATACGATCAGGGAAATCCCGAAGAGCTGCGCGAGAAGTTTTGGAAAGCGCTGTCCTCATCACCCTATGTCATGCTCCAGCGGGACGCTGACCTTGATTCCGCAGCACCGATGACCGCACAATTGGATAAGGATGCAGATGGGGCGATCTGGTTCTTTACCAGCCGCGACAATCGCTTTGCGGCCATGGGTCCGGCTACGGCGACGTTTTCATCCAAGGGCCACGATGTATTCGCCCGCTTCCATGGCCAGCTTGTCGAGGAAACAGATCGGGCGAAGCTGGAAAAGCACTGGAACAACTTTGTCGAGGCATGGTTTCCTGGCGGCAAGGACGCGCCCAACCTTTTATTCCTGCGTATGGATTTGGGTGAGGCTTCAATCTGGGCAGGCGAGTTGGGCCTGATCGGAACAGCCAAGATGGCACTGGGCATGGACGTGACGAACGATATCAAGGGTGGTTATACCCAAACCCAACTTTGA
- a CDS encoding citrate synthase, with protein MSDNQASLTAGGNTIDMPVKSGTIGPDVIDIRKLYGQTGMFTYDPGFTSTASCDSALTYIDGDEGVLLHRGYPIGQLAEHSSFMEVSYLLLNGELPSQKELSDFSRTITRHTMLHEQLATFYRGFRRDAHPMAIMCGVVGALSAFYHDSTDISDPQHRKISSHRLIAKMPTIAAMAYKYSVGQPFVYPDNKLSYTGNFLKMTFGVPAEEYEVVPAVEKAMDRIFTLHADHEQNASTSTVRLAGSSGANPFACIAAGIACLWGPAHGGANEAALNMLKEIGTPDKIQHYIDRAKDKNDPFRLMGFGHRVYKNYDPRATVMQSTVREVFAALNVQDPLFETALRLEEIALSDPYFAEKKLFPNVDFYSGIILSAIGFPTTMFTVLFALARTVGWVAQWNEMISDPGQKIGRPRQLYTGPTARDYVPLSER; from the coding sequence GTGAGCGATAACCAGGCTTCTTTGACCGCTGGCGGCAACACTATCGATATGCCGGTGAAGAGCGGCACCATCGGCCCGGATGTCATCGATATCCGCAAGCTCTATGGCCAGACGGGCATGTTCACATATGATCCCGGCTTCACATCGACGGCGAGCTGCGATTCCGCCCTCACCTATATCGATGGTGATGAAGGCGTGCTTCTGCATCGCGGTTACCCGATTGGCCAGTTGGCTGAACATTCGTCGTTCATGGAAGTCAGCTATCTGCTGCTGAACGGTGAACTGCCCAGTCAGAAGGAACTGTCGGACTTTTCGCGCACCATCACGCGCCACACCATGCTGCACGAACAGCTTGCCACGTTCTATCGCGGGTTCCGCCGCGATGCGCACCCGATGGCGATCATGTGCGGTGTGGTTGGCGCGCTGTCGGCGTTCTATCATGACAGCACGGACATTTCCGATCCACAGCACCGCAAGATCAGCTCGCACCGCCTGATCGCGAAGATGCCGACGATCGCGGCCATGGCCTACAAGTATTCGGTCGGCCAGCCCTTCGTCTATCCTGACAACAAGCTATCCTACACCGGCAACTTTCTGAAGATGACCTTCGGCGTGCCGGCGGAAGAATACGAAGTGGTTCCCGCCGTTGAAAAGGCGATGGACCGCATCTTCACGCTTCATGCCGACCACGAACAAAACGCATCAACGTCGACCGTGCGTCTGGCCGGATCGTCGGGTGCCAATCCGTTCGCCTGTATTGCAGCAGGCATCGCTTGCCTGTGGGGCCCGGCGCATGGCGGCGCCAACGAAGCCGCGCTGAACATGCTCAAGGAAATCGGCACGCCGGACAAGATCCAGCACTACATCGACCGTGCCAAGGACAAGAACGATCCGTTCCGCCTGATGGGCTTCGGCCATCGCGTGTACAAGAACTACGATCCGCGCGCGACTGTGATGCAGTCGACCGTACGTGAAGTGTTTGCAGCACTCAATGTGCAGGATCCACTGTTCGAAACCGCGCTGCGCCTTGAAGAAATCGCCCTGAGCGATCCCTACTTTGCGGAAAAGAAGCTGTTCCCGAACGTGGACTTCTATTCGGGTATCATCCTTTCGGCCATCGGTTTCCCGACCACGATGTTTACAGTGCTGTTCGCCCTTGCCCGTACCGTGGGCTGGGTCGCGCAATGGAACGAAATGATTAGCGATCCAGGCCAGAAGATCGGGCGTCCGCGCCAGCTCTACACCGGCCCTACGGCGCGCGATTATGTGCCTTTGAGCGAACGCTGA
- a CDS encoding Hpt domain-containing protein yields MAYEGGSLDANLAVAAGYDPELVRELRAAFIESAERQVDLLGRARCDGNWHVAAMRLKGLAASFHADGLLDLAEQAVDSAPGDPAILRRLHQMLADMTVNP; encoded by the coding sequence ATGGCCTATGAAGGTGGTTCTCTTGATGCCAACCTGGCGGTTGCTGCCGGGTATGATCCCGAACTAGTGCGCGAATTGCGCGCGGCGTTTATCGAAAGCGCCGAGCGTCAGGTCGATTTGCTGGGCCGTGCGCGCTGTGACGGTAACTGGCATGTCGCGGCCATGCGGCTGAAGGGGCTGGCGGCCAGTTTTCACGCTGACGGCCTTCTTGATCTTGCCGAACAAGCGGTAGACAGTGCGCCGGGTGACCCGGCCATTCTACGGCGGCTGCACCAAATGCTCGCAGACATGACGGTTAATCCCTGA
- a CDS encoding putative DNA modification/repair radical SAM protein, with amino-acid sequence MSQRSVLERLEILADAAKYDASCASSGTAKRSSAGGKGIGSTEGMGICHAYAPDGRCISLLKILLTNHCVFDCHYCVNRKSSNTRRARFTPQEVVDLTLSFYRRNYIEGLFLSSGISKSSSHTMEQLIEVARILREEHNFLGYIHLKTIPEADPELVAQAGLHADRVSINVELPTVAGLARLAPDKSAPQIEGAMAALKEAIVEAKDARSRFRHAPKFAPGGQSTQMIVGADAASDADIVGRASGLYDRFGLRRVYYSAFSPIPDASAVLPLKRPPLMREHRLYQSDWLMRFYGYAPHEVQQAAGTDGMLPLDIDPKLAWALRFREEFPLDVNRAPRERLLRVPGLGVKAVNAIVAARRQRRLRLADVGNLTVSLVKVRPFIITEDWRPVLLTDRSDLRSIIAPVKRAKQLELFA; translated from the coding sequence ATGTCGCAGCGATCTGTTCTTGAACGTCTCGAAATTCTGGCTGATGCCGCAAAATATGATGCGTCATGCGCCTCGTCGGGCACGGCCAAGCGCAGCAGTGCAGGCGGCAAAGGTATCGGATCGACCGAGGGTATGGGCATCTGCCACGCATATGCGCCAGATGGGCGTTGTATCTCGTTGCTCAAGATACTGTTGACCAACCATTGCGTGTTCGATTGCCACTACTGCGTGAACCGCAAAAGCTCGAATACCCGGCGAGCACGGTTTACCCCGCAAGAAGTGGTTGATCTCACGCTGTCGTTCTATCGCCGCAATTATATCGAAGGCCTGTTTCTTTCGTCCGGCATTAGCAAAAGCTCCAGTCATACCATGGAGCAGTTGATAGAAGTCGCCCGTATCCTGCGTGAAGAGCATAATTTTCTTGGTTATATTCACCTGAAAACCATTCCTGAGGCTGATCCTGAACTGGTGGCGCAGGCCGGGCTCCATGCTGATCGCGTTTCCATCAATGTCGAATTGCCAACGGTTGCTGGTCTTGCCAGGCTTGCCCCTGATAAATCTGCACCGCAGATTGAGGGGGCAATGGCCGCGCTGAAAGAGGCGATTGTCGAGGCCAAGGATGCGCGCAGCCGCTTTCGCCATGCGCCAAAGTTTGCGCCCGGCGGGCAATCTACGCAGATGATCGTCGGCGCTGATGCCGCATCTGATGCCGATATCGTCGGAAGGGCCAGCGGACTGTATGATCGTTTCGGATTGCGCCGGGTCTATTATTCAGCGTTCAGCCCTATTCCCGATGCCAGTGCCGTGCTCCCGCTCAAACGTCCGCCTTTGATGCGCGAACATCGGCTTTATCAGTCCGACTGGCTGATGCGGTTCTATGGCTATGCGCCGCATGAGGTGCAGCAGGCCGCTGGTACGGACGGAATGCTGCCGTTGGATATCGATCCCAAACTGGCCTGGGCTTTGCGCTTTCGTGAAGAATTTCCGCTCGATGTAAATCGCGCGCCGCGTGAACGCCTGCTCCGCGTGCCGGGATTGGGCGTGAAAGCGGTGAATGCGATAGTGGCTGCACGCCGTCAGCGCCGCTTGCGCCTGGCAGATGTGGGCAATCTTACGGTATCGCTGGTCAAAGTTCGCCCCTTCATCATCACAGAAGACTGGCGCCCTGTTCTACTGACAGACCGAAGTGATTTGCGCAGTATTATCGCGCCTGTCAAGCGGGCCAAACAATTGGAATTGTTCGCCTGA